One Mya arenaria isolate MELC-2E11 chromosome 5, ASM2691426v1 genomic window carries:
- the LOC128235888 gene encoding uncharacterized protein LOC128235888, which translates to MSFIYLNILYFIGRIPPGTSIAALEELQNKKGVGCLNVVLPPCNPEWAVTKIIFVQSAADSIPEQLLDMLHDVLSEHDDRLQTKFKASLFTVITKHDLVKEAGRDIYGSDQDATITAEDFQDKKDKLATALGIKNNVGDNCIPWASYCDTVRMPSPKVQNSVLKLLRQIQCPKPVEHTGVPLPRITLLQSWRLNLNAFFTTSSCRTYVLIFVICTLVAAFLWLIAQVHESPNTSSIVIMRLVSKSILQERNKT; encoded by the exons atgtCCTTCATTTACCTTAATATACTCTATTTCATAG GTCGCATCCCACCAGGGACAAGCATAGCTGCTTTGGAggaattgcaaaacaaaaaaggagTTGGTTGCTTAAATGTGGTGCTTCCGCCATGCAATCCTGAATGGGCGGTCACAAAGATCATATTTGTACAATCGGCAGCGGACTCAATCCCAGAACAACTACTCGATATGTTGCATGACGTTCTGTCAGAACACGACGATCGTTTGCAAACGAaat tcaAGGCAAGCCTATTTACGGTAATTACCAAACACGACCTGGTTAAAGAGGCAGGAAGGGATATATACGGAAGTGATCAAGATGCCACCATCACGGCTGAAGATTTCCAAGACAAGAAAGACAAGCTAGCTACTGCTCTAGGGATAAAGAACAATGTCGGCGACAACTGCATTCCATGGGCAAGCTATTGCGACACAGTCCGTATGCCGTCTCCAAAGGTCCAAAACTCCGTCTTGAAGCTACTTCGACAAATCCAGTGTCCAAAACCAGTGGAGCACACAGGCGTGCCTTTGCCAAGGATAACTCTGCTTCAATCGTGGCGACTGAATCTAAATGCGTTTTTTACCACTAGTTCATGTCGAACTTACGTTCTCATTTTTGTTATCTGTACTCTGGTTGCAGCCTTCTTATGGCTCATTGCACAAGTGCATGAAAGCCCAAATACAAGTTCTATTGTAATCATGCGACTGGTGAGCAAATCAATTCTACAGGAACgcaataaaacttaa